In Natrinema sp. SYSU A 869, the following proteins share a genomic window:
- a CDS encoding ISH3 family transposase has product MKCLYHPDTVLTASDLETLALDLLSEIPIPGVEGCGFDSGIIRQTLLQAAVDQKSIKAVTDTTRGTYSDDYTLAQLHTVPPAELEAIANRLLCQQAAMILGAGPRIICLDFVDIHYHGCPHAEPGVICHTKPRDGTSQCHRYLAGFVLCRAKPLVVAVTPVRGDEPKSDAVERVLDHVAALPFDVAGVLADRGFYDGTSIERLNAVASVALPVVRRGKQMAEKLDTTVSYWTEYVMYEGSERELRFPLAVCVSYQQGNRGKHGLLVRAYVACDLTDRTPKDVEALYQKRSAIETAFRTIREARARTSTTDPVVRLLFVLVSFLLRNLWVIVRWGVLATPQRGGRALPVWFRFEVFREWIDHALDDTLRRKWEAPTNCTGIPATYSQLDAG; this is encoded by the coding sequence ATGAAGTGCCTCTACCATCCAGACACCGTTCTTACGGCCTCTGACCTTGAAACCTTAGCGCTTGATCTCCTCTCTGAGATCCCGATCCCCGGAGTCGAAGGCTGCGGCTTCGACTCCGGGATTATCCGACAGACGCTCCTCCAGGCCGCTGTCGATCAGAAATCCATCAAGGCTGTCACTGACACCACTCGTGGAACGTACTCCGATGACTACACGCTTGCCCAACTTCACACGGTCCCGCCTGCTGAACTCGAAGCAATCGCTAACCGCCTTCTCTGTCAGCAGGCGGCGATGATCCTCGGCGCTGGGCCGAGGATCATCTGCCTCGACTTCGTCGATATCCATTATCATGGCTGTCCACACGCTGAACCTGGTGTAATCTGTCACACGAAGCCTCGCGATGGCACCTCCCAGTGCCATCGCTACCTTGCTGGATTTGTTCTTTGTCGGGCCAAACCACTGGTCGTCGCAGTCACACCCGTTCGTGGTGATGAACCGAAGAGCGACGCGGTCGAGCGAGTGCTCGACCACGTCGCGGCCCTCCCCTTTGATGTCGCTGGCGTTCTTGCCGACCGTGGGTTCTACGACGGAACGTCGATCGAGCGACTGAATGCAGTCGCATCAGTCGCTCTTCCAGTCGTGCGGCGCGGAAAACAGATGGCAGAGAAACTCGACACGACGGTGTCCTACTGGACGGAGTACGTGATGTACGAGGGGAGCGAGCGGGAACTACGCTTCCCGCTCGCGGTCTGTGTCTCCTACCAGCAGGGCAATCGAGGTAAACACGGCTTGCTCGTTCGGGCGTACGTGGCGTGCGATCTGACCGATCGCACGCCGAAAGATGTCGAAGCACTCTACCAGAAGCGCTCAGCGATCGAGACAGCTTTCCGAACGATACGTGAAGCGCGTGCACGAACCAGCACGACTGATCCAGTCGTGCGGCTGTTGTTCGTTCTGGTGAGCTTCCTGTTGCGGAATCTCTGGGTGATCGTTCGGTGGGGCGTGCTCGCCACGCCGCAGCGCGGCGGGCGAGCACTGCCTGTCTGGTTCCGGTTCGAGGTCTTCCGCGAGTGGATTGATCACGCACTCGACGACACGTTACGGCGGAAATGGGAAGCACCGACGAACTGTACCGGGATTCCGGCGACCTATAGCCAGCTGGACGCGGGCTGA
- a CDS encoding winged helix-turn-helix domain-containing protein, with product MDGVLWYLLASSRGGPTRVRIIRALNERPRNANELATELDMDYTTIRHHLDVLLDNNVVRTGGGNYGTVYLFTDQVKSNWNTVDEILETVDPEEP from the coding sequence ATGGACGGCGTTCTCTGGTATCTGCTTGCGAGTTCTCGCGGCGGTCCGACTCGCGTCCGGATCATCCGAGCGCTTAACGAGCGGCCGCGGAACGCCAACGAACTTGCGACCGAACTCGACATGGATTACACGACAATTCGCCACCATCTCGATGTGTTGCTGGACAACAACGTAGTCAGGACGGGCGGCGGCAACTACGGCACCGTGTACCTGTTCACCGATCAGGTGAAATCGAACTGGAATACTGTCGATGAGATCCTTGAGACAGTCGACCCAGAAGAGCCGTAA
- a CDS encoding plastocyanin/azurin family copper-binding protein, translating to MSSPGNESGNETNGGNETGDNGSSSDPAGPTVQVYCHCDREPILVGPTGQTLYMFEQDTQGEGASACYDDCAENWPPLTVDEEPTVGEDVAAEVTTFEREDGSMQVAANGWPLYYFARDQALGDVEGQGLNDVWWVLDPDGASIRSDLGSHSHGGDVPESPSENADVAMVSDDGHHFDPHLVWIEPGGTVTWTLESGSHTTTAYSADVEKPQRIPDDADGWDSGILQEEGDTFEHTFDVEGVYDYFCQPHEGMGMVGSVIVGEPDPHEQPGLELPQEDLPDGAREMLEQLNQAANEALGHTHE from the coding sequence GTGTCTAGTCCTGGCAACGAGAGTGGGAACGAAACTAACGGCGGAAACGAAACGGGCGACAATGGGTCATCCAGTGACCCAGCGGGTCCGACGGTGCAGGTCTACTGCCACTGTGATCGCGAGCCTATCCTCGTGGGGCCGACCGGCCAGACGCTGTACATGTTCGAGCAGGATACGCAGGGTGAAGGGGCGAGCGCCTGTTATGATGACTGCGCTGAGAACTGGCCGCCGCTGACGGTTGACGAGGAACCGACCGTCGGTGAAGACGTTGCGGCCGAGGTAACGACGTTCGAACGTGAGGACGGGTCGATGCAGGTGGCTGCAAACGGTTGGCCGCTGTACTACTTTGCTCGTGACCAGGCGTTGGGCGATGTCGAAGGCCAGGGCCTCAACGATGTCTGGTGGGTCCTTGACCCTGACGGGGCTTCCATCCGATCTGACCTCGGGTCGCATAGCCATGGTGGCGACGTGCCGGAAAGTCCGTCTGAGAACGCTGATGTCGCGATGGTGTCCGATGATGGACACCACTTCGATCCCCACCTTGTCTGGATCGAACCGGGCGGCACTGTGACGTGGACGCTGGAGAGCGGGAGCCATACGACGACCGCCTACTCTGCTGATGTAGAAAAACCACAGCGGATTCCCGACGATGCAGATGGCTGGGATAGCGGCATCCTGCAAGAGGAGGGAGACACGTTCGAACACACATTTGACGTTGAGGGTGTGTACGACTACTTCTGCCAGCCCCACGAAGGAATGGGGATGGTGGGAAGTGTGATCGTTGGCGAGCCAGATCCGCACGAACAACCCGGACTCGAACTACCCCAAGAGGACTTGCCAGACGGGGCGCGAGAGATGCTCGAACAGTTGAATCAGGCGGCAAACGAGGCACTCGGGCATACACACGAGTGA